In the Triticum aestivum cultivar Chinese Spring chromosome 2B, IWGSC CS RefSeq v2.1, whole genome shotgun sequence genome, TTGCATAGCTGTAGATGATTTCATTCGTAACTCGCTTACTTAGCTTTGCAGATCGAATGCATAGACTAAATGAATGTCAGCTCAGTTCAGTTGGATGCTGCCTGAGCAAACCACCATAGTCATAGGCACAGATCCCATTGGAGCTTGAATGAACCATGCTGAATTCTGATCATCTTCGAAAAATTCCTTTTCCCCTTGCTCGGATGTTGACTAATCAACCGCCGGCAGTTTGTAAAGATCGATGCTGATTCACTTGGAGCTCCCATCTTGCTGTCATTCTTAAGCTGGCGCTCTTTAATTTTGTAGCAGGAGTGCTCAGCTGATTTCACGAGGATAATCATAGGGGACAAATTACAATAGAGTGCATGGTTGTTTCTAGCAATGAAGCGCTTTGTCTACATAAATGACGAATCGTACCAGAATGACTACTGTGATAATCAGATTTCTAACACAAAGTATACCTTATGGAACTTCCTGCCCAAGAATCTATGGGAGCAATTCAGGTTCGTATTTTATATTAGCATTCATTCTGTAATGACTTCAGAAATGTGAGTACATTTCTGGCTTTCTTGGTGGAGAAGCCCTGACTGAAGTTGTGTTGCCTGTACTTTGTAGAACTAATGCTTGATTTGGTGTTTCAGGCGTTTCATGAATCAATATTTCCTATTGATAGCATGTCTCCAACTGTGGTCACTTATTACTCCTGTAAATCCTGCAAGCACATGGGGCCCACTTATAGTAATTTTCGCCGTTTCGGCAACCAAAGAGGCCTGGGATGACTACAATAGGTACATTTCAGACAAGCAAGCGAATGAGAAGAAAGTGTGGATTGTAAAGAATGGTGCACGCAAACATGTATGTTTTTCTTGGAGACTTTTTTTGGTTACATTGTAAGCATAAAATTATTACAAATACCACTTGGATAGCCAGGGAATGCTTCCTTAGGGGTAGAACATGAGACTAGAGCTATGGATGAACCTGCTTATTCTTAGTTTTTCTTAATGCCAAGTATTGCAGTAGGCCTTATTATAAAGATGGCTCGCCTGAAAGATTTAGTAAGACCAGTCTAATAATAACTTACCTAACTAATAGATAAGATAGCAACTAAAGAGATAAGATGCTAACTAATGCAATCTCAACTTGGTTACAGAGTGGCTGCTCCCGCTGGCCCTAGCCAGTGCAGTTGTGGGTGACATATATCATGAAGCGTTTAATTGTATTATACAAATAGTGTAGGAATGGTGTATGTGTatccaaatttgaaaataatttgtTTGAGATGTCTGATATTCTTGCAAACTCAATACTTGTTTTGGTTCACATTGTTTAACAGTATAGATGTAGATCAAGATGCATACCTATTTGTCAATAACCACtactttatgtttactttttgtTGTCATTTCCAAGTGTATGGACTGGGTACTATTTTGAAACTTGCACCTGTGAATATGGTTTCTCCAATTCTTTTATGTAGATTCAAGCACAAGATATCCGTGTTGGTAACATAGTATGGATTCGAGAGAATGAAGAAGTTCCATGTGACCTTGTTTTAACAGGAACTTCTGAACCTCAAGGCATTTGTCATGTTGAGGTAAAACACGGTGAAGCCAACAGTGCTTAAATTCCACCTCCCACCTTTGTTTTATGATTAACCTTTAACTGCATTCAACTTTTGGACTTGAGTAACCTAAATGCATTTTGCTTAAAAAAAGGGAATTCTGTTGTGTATGCGAACTGATATGCATGCTATATGTCCAACTCGATATTCCAATGTGAAGTGCTGTCCATGTCTAACTTAGTCTGTACGAGAATAGTGGGTATTCTCTCAGCTGAGGTGAAGCACCTCAAGTTGTTCAGTGAATTTTTTTGATGTACAAATGATGACTGATGCTTGTGAATTCCACTATCATAATGTGTTTGGTAAGTTTTTGTTTTCAATTGCCCTCATGTTAGATCAGCATTTTTATCTGGTTTTTACCAGGATAAGAAACGCATCCATTTTGGGTTATGTAGGTGTTCAACCACTTTTGACGGGAAAATTGTAGGGGAGGCCTCTGCAGTATATATTCTATTTACAATAAAGGAGCATGTTTACAAGAGTATCTACAAACAGGCAGCAAGAATAGCCAGTGCCTacaaagaatcagggcaaaagatATACAATAGATTTGCTCTAGAGAGTCTATCTAGAAAAAGGAAAGGAGTCCTAGACTCCTAAACCATAGAACTGGATGTTTGCATAGCTTTTATTTCTGTTTCGTGAAATAGTCTTCATGTAACTCGAGATAAATAGTTTATAGTTCAATTCAAATTTTACAGTGTATTGGTTGAACACACTCTGATCATGTTCAGCCTATACATTGTTAGAATAATCCTGCAGTGTTGCTTTTTGTTTGAGTTTAAATGGTAGCTTGGATTTTGCTTTCTATGATGTGCAATCTGACTGACCCAACGTTGTTCTTGATATAACCGAGGTTAATTTGATGAACAATATTAGCCCTTCCTGTATATTTTGTGGTAGCCACATTTTAAACTTCATTTGTGATATCCTGAATTCCTGATGATTTTATTCCTTGTCTAATACCTAGCTATGTTTCAAATCTTGTTGTGTACAAAATAAAACACAGTAGATGAATGTCTATTGTAAACCTAACACTCTTGAGTTTTGTTTATTTTGTAGACAGCTGCCCTTGACGGGGAAATTGACTTGAAAACAAGAGTAATTCCAACAACATGTGTAGGACTGGACTCTGAACAATTGCACAAAATAAAGGTTCTGGCATTTTTGTTTCTGCATGCCTATGATTCTGCTTTTATTTATTATTCCTCACTACCTGCATGCATTAATTGAACACAGGGTGTCATTGAGTGCCCAATCCCAGACAAAGACATAAGAAGATTCGATGCAAACATCAGGCTGTTTCCTCCATTTATTGATAACGATATTTGTCCATTGACTATTAATAACACATTACTACAATCGTGCTACTTGAGAAATACAGAATGGGCTTGTGGAGTGGCAGTTTATACAGGTAAGTTTTGAATTATTTTGTCATGACCTTGTCTACCACTACACCAAACCAGATTGTAGTTCAAACATGTAGTATGTTTTTCTTACACTTTTGCGTCAGTGTTAGTATCGGTTCACTTTCATAGTTCATACTCAGTTCTCTCTGGAGGGCGAACATGTTGACAATGTATGTTTGAAGGAAAGACTGTGTCTACTAGATAACACCCTGCGCGTAGCTGTGGAAATTTATAGCAATGAAATTATCAAAATAACAATAAGTAGAATACATGAAAATAATACCGCACCATGTTCTCACCATATGAACGGTAACAAACCTAGAGGTAACTAGATTGTGGATGCATGTTATATTGCCTTGTGACATTCAAGTTCAGTTATTTGTtactgaaaaaataaaaaataaaaaatgatgatgtggagggCTTGCATGTGCTTGATGATGTAGAGGGCTTGCATATGATGGAAAGTGGAAATTGAACAGTGAAAGGGTTGCATGTGCTTGATGATGCAGATGACTTGCAAGTGGTGGGAAGTGAAAAGTGAAAAGTGGTGCATGCTCTTGATGATGTGGATGGCTTGCATGTGCATTTAAATGGGATCATTTACTTAGATATATAGGAATCGTTTACTTAGATATATAGGATTAGTAAGATAGAGTTTAACACTAATTACATAGGTATGAACGTGGAACCAGGTGGACAGTTTTCTATTCTAATCCTGACTGATCCATATGACAATATTTGAGAAAGTTTATCTTATCTTGATATTTTATTTCTCTTGAGATTATAAGCCCAACCGTTTATTTATCTCAACTTTGCAGGCAATGAGACTAAGTTGGGGATGAGTAGGGGAGTCCCAGAACCCAAGCTTACTGCCATGGATGCAATGATTGATAAGCTTACTGGTGCGATATTCTTATTTCAACTTGCAGTTGTTGTCGTTCTTGGATCTGCAGGCAATGTTTGGAAGGACACTGAAGCTCGGAAGGTAAATTTGCTGTCAATCTCAGCTTCCATATTTCTACTGTTAATATATATATTACTATTTCCTAGGAACCTATGATGAATTATCTTGCATAATGCAAGTATCTTCTCACAAACATGTAGCAGAAGTCATGTCTGTGTGCAAGCCTAAGAAACACCTCTTTCCACATGCTCTACGCTTTAGGACCTGAGGATTATAAGCaacttttcagattttcttttgtAACTATTCAAGAACATGCACATTCCATATTCCTTAACTGGGGCTTTTTCTATGTTTTAGTGCACTTTCACGGGGGACGCCAACCTGAGTACACTTTTCTCTGCATGGTTCATAACCAACCAAAACATTCCAGGCTGTATCATAGAAAAGAAAAGATTTTTAGATTGGCCTTGACATGTATCTGCATTCTAGTTCTGTAAGCCTGGCACTATGATTATTGTTGAAGCAATTGGGCTTTCTATTTTCATGGGTTTCTGTAATGGTTTATATGCTTTTAATCATTGAGTTAATGCTTTGTGTTCTGGATTGGACTGATTCCTAATCACCATTGCCCTTAGCCGAACAATCATTTTCATTAgtattcctcttcttcttttcgtcCTTTCTAGAAATTAGCATAACAACAGTCTTGATCTTAAGCAGCACTAGCACACTAGTCACTAACTAGCAATAGAATCTGCACATTCAAGACAATTTATTTTTTTGTTCCTGAAAACCTTTAGCTCAACCGTTATAGTGCAGCAATGCAGATCTAAGAAATGATCACTAACCCAGTTCTGTACATATCCTCCCCCATCACCACCTTCCAGATTAGAGCTAAAACCCGCATGAAGAGTCTCTAACCCAAACCTCCTAGCGGGAATCAAACACATGGCTTCATTTATTATTCTGTAAGCTCCATATATCTTCATGAATAATATGAGCCTTCTGTTTTCCTTTTCTGCTCCTCTGCACCTGTTAGCCTGTCCTTTTGGCGATCATGTGCCAGTTACAGTTATACACTTTTTTATATGATCATCTGACAATGCTTCGCATCATTTCTTAGCAATGGTATGTCAAGTATGACGATGATGAACCATGGTATCAGATTTTGGTTATCCCTTTGCGGTTTGAGCTATTGTGTTCAATTATGATTCCCATTTCAATAAAGGTATTACTCTGCCAGTCCATCTAATTCTGATATAATTCCTTCTCTTCTGTTATGTGATTATGCAACTATTTTCTGTCTCATGTTAATAATTTCGTGGTTTAATATTTGCACCATCAAGTTAGTCAAATAAACAAGTCCACCTTTGAAACACAGCTGAATGCGTGGGGTAaaccataatttaaatttgaatcaaGCAATGGAATAGTCGGAAGACAAACTAAATCCCCATAGCCTCTTAACCATGGAGTCATAGATAAGGGCAAGTTCCCTATCTTTGGACCCTTACCAACGGCAGCACATGACATTTTTGTTTTAGTAGAGTAAAACGGACCTCCACCGAGGTTGATGTCTCCCCCTGTTGAATCAAAAGCACTGATACCGAACTTTGTTAGAGTAtgctatatactccctctgtcccgaattacttgtctcggatttgttttagtgttagatacatctgtatctagaaaaatctaagacaagtaatttgggatgGAGGTAATAGTATATTGCACTGGGTACTAGCAAAGAAGCAAGCATATGAAGATAACAGGACCCTATCCGTTTTTGCTAGTTGTACTAGTGTTTGAAATCCCATGGTGCTAATGAGTCATGAATTCCCAACCCAGATTATGATCTCAAAGCAAGTTTATTCAGTGAAAAATAGAAGAAATTTGAACTGAAATACATATATTTGGGGTTCTGCTAGGGACTTTTTCTTGAGTCAAATTTGAGTCTAGTTCAGAAACCAATGAAGTCCTTGTTTGTTCTAGCATAAGCTGGGGTCTACTTAATTTCTGCTAAATGCTTCCTCAAAGTAGTAATACATAGTTGTAAATGCTAATATTTCTTTTAAGTTTTTAAAGGAAGTTTTGACAGCAAGTTTTTAAAGGAACTTTCTATGTGTCATGTAGGTTTCACTGGACTTTGTTAAAAGTATGTATGCAAAGTTCATAGATTGGGACGAGGAGATGTACGACCAGGAAACAGATACACCTGCTCACGCAGCAAAGTAAGTGAacatctgcatttttcttgtaaaGTAAAatgttttccctttttttgttttctaaatCTAATCATCTCACATTAACTTTCAGCACAGCAATTAGTGAAGACTTGGGACAAGTTGAGTATATTTTGACAGATAAAACTGGGACTCTGACTGAGAACAAAATGATCTTCAGAAGGTGCTGTATTGCAGGCACCTTGTATGGGAATGAAAGTGGAGACGCGCTTAAAGGTCATATTTAATCCTCTTATAAAGATTTCTTCTTGATTCTGCCAGTAAAAATCTCATAAAAGTAGGGCCCTGATCATGTTTATTAAAATGATTGTCTTTTGAAGTATGATTTCATTAGTGAGCTTAGCATTGAATTCAAGGGGTTGTGAATAGTAGGGCGTGTTTATTCTGATCACTAAGTCTCTAAAGGTCTTGTTATTAACTAGTAAATCGCTAACCATGTCTTATAAATTACTTTTCTGCTGAATTTGGTTAATTGCACCCATCCTCTTAAAAGCATTATTGATGTAACCACTGTGTACTGATGTCATTTTCTCTCTGTAGATGTTGAACTGCTGAATGCTGTTGCCGATAATTCGCCCCATGTCATTAAATTCTTGACAGTCATGGCACTTTGCAATACAGTTATTCCTATAAAAAGGTTATATCTTTGCCTGTGCGATAGTGACACTCCACAATCCTTCTTCCTTCCGTTTACCTTACCTTTACCTGTTTTTTGCACTTCAGTCCTAGCGGAACAATATCATATAAAGCTCAGTCCCAGGATGAAGATGCTCTTGTTAATGCAGCATCTAATTTGCATGTGGTGCTTGTCAGCAAAAATGGAAATAATGCTGGTAATTTCTGTACATTTCACCATGATCTCCTGACTTGTAATTGTTTGTTTCTTGTCCTTGTGGTTGTTATGGATAAATAATAAGGAATGCTTTAAGCAGAAATTCACTTCAACAGACGGGTGATTCAATATGAGATACTTGACATTCTAGAATTCACCTCTGATCGGAAAAGAATGTCTGTTGTAATATCGGATAGTCAAAGTGGCAAGATTTTCCTCTTGTCCAAAGGCGCAGATGAGGCTATTCTTCCTTTGGCTTATTCTGGTAATCACCCTTTTTTGTTCTTTATTCATTGACTTGGTTTCTTACTCTGCATATGGATGCTAATCCATTCTGTCTTGACTCTTTGCCTCTGTAGAAGCATATAACATAGAAAACTACATAGCTTTGTCAGCAACTCAATCATTTCCACATGCGTTGACCATTAGATTTAATGATCTTAATTTTTCAGGACAACAAATAAAGACATTTGTTGACGCGGTTGACAAATATGCTCAGCTGGGATTACGCACACTCTGCTTGGGATGGCGTGAGCTAAGTTTGGAGGAGTACCTAGAATGGTCTCGGTTATTTAAGGAGGCCAACAGCGCGTTAGTTGACCGGGAGGTAATtatcatactccctccgatccatattaatcgTCGCTGGTTTAGTACAACCTTAGTTCAAAGCTGAGACACTTTTTTCCGctcggagggagtagtagttattTTCTTTATTTACATACGTTTATACTGAAACTAAAAACAGTAATGCTTCTTTTTCGCAGTGGAAAGTTGCTGAGGTTTGCCAGAAATTAGAGCACACCTTGGATATACTTGGTATCAGTGCGATAGAGGATCGGCTCCAGGTGTTACCTCTGCTTTGATTTCCTCTCTTGTGAAGTATGCTAATATCGTTCATTTGTTTTTGGCATTTTCTTACCCTGTGTCCCTGTCTTCTGGCTTGTTCTGACTATAGGATGGTGTGCCAGAAACTATTGAAATACTGAGACAGTCAGGAATCAATTTTTGGATGTTAACTGGAGATAAACAAAGCACTGCTATTCAAATAGCTCTTTTGTGCAATTTAATTTCTTCAGGTAGCTGTCCTTTACTGAATAGTTTCACTACCTAGAAGGTTCTTTGGGCTCATCACTTAATAGTTTACTGTTTATTTGGGTGTTGCACTGGTGGTATTAGGTGGAACTTGCCAACCCACTGCACAATTATGAACTATCTCTGCCTATTGGTTTGAAATTTTGTGTGATGAAGCCTCTCTATTACTTGACATGTGACATTCTAATTTTGTGTGTGACTAAGCCCATATATTAGATCAAGAAGTAAAACATGACA is a window encoding:
- the LOC123044534 gene encoding phospholipid-transporting ATPase 2, with amino-acid sequence MKRFVYINDESYQNDYCDNQISNTKYTLWNFLPKNLWEQFRRFMNQYFLLIACLQLWSLITPVNPASTWGPLIVIFAVSATKEAWDDYNRYISDKQANEKKVWIVKNGARKHIQAQDIRVGNIVWIRENEEVPCDLVLTGTSEPQGICHVETAALDGEIDLKTRVIPTTCVGLDSEQLHKIKGVIECPIPDKDIRRFDANIRLFPPFIDNDICPLTINNTLLQSCYLRNTEWACGVAVYTGNETKLGMSRGVPEPKLTAMDAMIDKLTGAIFLFQLAVVVVLGSAGNVWKDTEARKQWYVKYDDDEPWYQILVIPLRFELLCSIMIPISIKVSLDFVKSMYAKFIDWDEEMYDQETDTPAHAANTAISEDLGQVEYILTDKTGTLTENKMIFRRCCIAGTLYGNESGDALKDVELLNAVADNSPHVIKFLTVMALCNTVIPIKSPSGTISYKAQSQDEDALVNAASNLHVVLVSKNGNNAEIHFNRRVIQYEILDILEFTSDRKRMSVVISDSQSGKIFLLSKGADEAILPLAYSGQQIKTFVDAVDKYAQLGLRTLCLGWRELSLEEYLEWSRLFKEANSALVDREWKVAEVCQKLEHTLDILGISAIEDRLQDGVPETIEILRQSGINFWMLTGDKQSTAIQIALLCNLISSEPKGQLLYINGKTEDEVARSLERVLLTMRITSSEPKELAFVVDGWALEIILTRYKEAFTELAVLSKTAICCRVTPSQKAQLVKLLKSCDYRTLAIGDGGNDVRMIQQAHIGVGISGREGLQAARAADYSIGKFRFLKRLILVHGRYSYNRTAFLSQYSFYKSLLICFIQILFSFVSGIAGTSLFNSVSLMAYNVFYTSIPVLTTVLDKDLSEKTVTQNPEILLYCQAGRLLNPSTFAGWFGRSLYHAIVVFLITIHAYANEKSEMEELSMVALSGSIWLQAFVVTLEMSSFTFLQFLAIWGNFAAFYVINLCISTIPTAGMYTIMFRLCRQPSYWITMLLISGVGMGPVLALKYFRYTYSPSAINILQKAERSRGPMYTLVNLESQLRSEKDNSTNASLTAPVKNKNSVYEPLLSDSPMASRRSLASSSFDIFQPAQSRVPAAYPRNIKTS